The following is a genomic window from Crossiella equi.
GACGATCACCTACAACGTGCTCGAGGCCGTGGTGGCCCTGACCGCGGGCACGATCGCCTCCTCCACCGCCCTGATCGGCTTCGGCCTGGACTCGGTGATCGAGGTCGCCTCCGCCGTGGCGGTGGCCTGGCAGTTCGCGGGCCGGGATCCCCAGGCCCGGGAACGGGCGGCGCTGCGGGTGATCGCGCTGTCCTTCTTCGCCCTGGCCGCCTACGTGGGCGTGGAGTCGGTGCGCGCCCTGCTCGGTGCCGAACCGGCCGGGCACTCCGCGGTGGGCATCGTGCTGGCCGCGGTGTCGCTGGCGGTGATGCCGTTCCTGTCGGCGGCACAACGCCGGGCGGGCCGCGAACTGGGCTCGGCCAGCGCGGTCGCCGACTCGAAGCAGACCCTGCTGTGCACCTACCTGTCCGCGGTCCTGCTGGCCGGTCTGCTGCTGAACTCGCTGCTCGGCTGGTGGTGGGCCGACCCGGTGGCCGCCCTGGTCATCGCCGCGGTCGCGGTGAAGGAGGGCCGGGAGGCCTGGCGCGGTGAGCACTGCTGCTGACCGGGCCCGGTCAGCCCAGGTCGAGCCGGTCGGCGAGCCCGGCGGCGGTGAACGCGGCGACCACGTCCTCCCGGCCCTCGGTGAAGTGCGCCCAGCCGTCGCAGTGCACCGGCACCACCCGCCGCAGCCCCAGGATCCGGGCGGCCTCGGCGGCCTGGGCGCTGTCCAGGACCAAGGGCTCGCCGGTGAACAGCCCGGCGAACCGCGGCGCCCCGGCGAACAGCACCCCGGTGTCCAGGGGCCCGAACCGCCCGGCGATCTCCCGGACGGCGTCCAGGGAGGCGTTGTCGCCGCTGACGTAGACCGAGGGCAGCCCGTCGCCGGTGAGCACGAACCCGGTCACCTGCCCGGTCACGGGCTCGACCTCCTCCCGGGGACCCGGGCCGTGGATCGCGGGTACCGCGGTCACGGTGACCGTGCCGCCGTCCGGGCGGTCCAGCCGCACCGGCTCCCAGTCCCGCAGCCCGCGTGCCCTGTCCCCGAGCCGCTGCCCGCCGCCGGGGGTGGTCAGGGTCAGCGGGACCTCCTCGAGCAGTGCCCGCCCGGCGCGGTCGAGGTTGTCCGGGTGCTCGTCGTGGGAGAGCAGCACGACATCCACCCGTCCCAGCTCGGCGGGCCGCACGGCCGGGGGCGTGAGCTTGACCAGCCCGGTCCCGGTGGCCCCGGAGTACTCCCCGGGCTCGTCGAAGGTGGGGTCGGTGAGGAAGCGCAGCCCGCCGTACTCGAGCAGGGCGGTGGGACCGCCGATCACGCGCACCACGACATCAACCACAGCGGAACTCCTCACGGATGGGGACTGGGCTGTCCGTGATGGGAAGCTAGTGTGTTCTCATGGATGAGCGCAAGGTTTAACATGAGAACCATGACGGAAGCCCCGCCCGCGGCGCCCGGTGCCGACCAGTACCCGGCCCTGGCCTTCGCCAACACGACGGTGGCCCTGCCCGGTGGTGTCTTCCTGGACCTGCTGGGCACCCCGGCCACGGCCAAGCGCTGGCTGACCAGCGCGGACCTGGCCCCGCCGGAGCTGGACCTCCAGGAGATGTGCACGGCCCGGCTGCGCGCCCTCCGCGAGCACACCCGCGCCCTGCTCGCCGCCCGGGTCACCGGCCAGGCGCCCCTGCCCCCGGCACTGGCCGCGGTCAACGACGCCCTGTCCACGGCCCCGACCGCCGCCCTCCTGCACTGGGACCCCGCCACCGGCCCCCGCCGCGTCCGCCCCCACCCCACCACCGAGGCCGTCGACCAAGCCCTGGCCCTGCTGGCGGCGAACACGGCCGACCTGCTGACGGGCCCGGACGCCGGCCGCCTCACCGCCTGCGACTCCCCGCCCTGCACCCGCTTCCTGCTGCGCCACGGGCGGCGCCAGTGGTGCTCCACCCGCTGCGGGGACCGGGTGCGCGCGGCACGGGCCTACCGGCGCAAGACGGGCTGACGCACCGGGACGGCTGCCGGCCCGCCAGACGAAGCCGCGGGCGGACCGCGCCAGGGCCGTCCGCGGGCTCGGGCCGTGGGCAGGCAGGGGCGGGCGGGGCCGTGACTGGCCCGTGGGGGCCGGGCCCTCCCGTGGTCAGCGCTCGATGAGCCGCCTCAGCTCGTCCTCGGTGAGCCGCAGCCCCAGCTCCGGCAGCAGCGTCGCCAGCTCGGCGCGCGGCACCGGCCGGGTGTCGGTGCGGCCGTCGGCGTGCTCCACCGTCAGCTCCTCACCGACCAGGCGGCGGCTGAGGCCCTCCGCCAGGCGCATCACCACCAGCTGCTGGCTGAAGGGGGAGCGGGGGTGGGAGGAGACGTAGTGGTGGGCCACCGCGTAGTCGACGGGGTGCTGCTCCTGGTCGTCGAAACCGTGCAGGGTGCGCCAGCCACCGCTCTCCTGCTTCTGCAACAGCCACAGCGCACCGTCCCGGACGAGCCGGTGCGGCCAGCCCGCCTGGTCCACGACCTCGCCCTCGGCCAGCGGCATCGGCCGGTACATGCCCGCGCCGTAGCCGATGTCCACCAGGTACTCCCGGCCCTGCGCGGTCACGGTCAGCGTCATGTGCGTGCGCGGGCCCGGGCGGTCCGGTTCGATGCGGGACATCCGCCGCCGCACCGCGTAGCCCAGCTGTTCGGCGACCGCGGCGAACAGCAGCGCGTGCTCGTAGCAGTAGCCGCCCCGGCGGCGGGTGACCAGCTTGTCCGCGATGACGTCCAGGCCCACGCCCGGGTGCTGGTGCAGCAGCACGTCGATGTTCTCGAACGGGATCGCCCGGATGTGCGCCTCGTGCAGGGACCGCAGCGCGGCCGCGGTCGGTGCGGGCACGGCGGGGTGCCCGATGCGCGCCAGGTAGCCGGCCACGTCGACCGCGGTGATCGTCCACTCGTCGCTGGTGGTCTCGGGTGCAGTGCTCATGTCCCGAGCCTGCTGCCTCCAGTGCGCTGGAGGTCAAGCCGACGTACGCCGCGGTGCGTGGCACAGCGAGCCCAGCACTCCGGGCTCGCGTTCGGGCCCCGCGGCCGCCGACGACGAGGAACGGCCCACCCGCGTGCTCACCGCGCTGGGCGCAGTCCCGGCGGGCGAGGGCTGGTACCGCTGTCGACGCCGGTACACCCCCCGGGATGGGGCTCCGGGTGGCGTGGCCCGGTGGGGTGCACGTCTCGTGCGGCATCGGCCGGGCGAAGCCGTGAAACCGAGGCAGTTCTTCGCCTGGTTCACCCGCGTCACGGCGTCGCCCGGCCATCGCCACCCGAGCGGTGCGCACCCCGGTCCCACCCGCGCCGCGCGCCGGACAGCCCGGCCGTTGTCGGGGATCGCCGCTACCGTGACCACCGTGCGGGCAACCCGAACAGCAGTCGAAGCGGCGGTCGCCGACGCCTTCCACACCGAGTGGGGACAGGTGGTGGCCACGCTCATCCGCGTGACCGGCGACTGGGACCTCGCCGAGGAGTGCGCCCAGGACGCCTTCACCCAGGCCCTGGAGACCTGGCCGCGCGACGGCGTGCCCACCAGACCCGGCGCGTGGCTGACCACCACCGCCCGCAACCGGGCCACCGACCGGCTGCGCCGGGAAGCGGTGGGCCGGACCAAGCTGCGGCAGCTGGCCGCACAGGCACTGGTCGAGCCGCCACCGGCCGAGCCGTCAGCCGTCGAGCAGTCCGAGATCGACGAGGAGATCCGGGACGACCGGCTGCGCCTGGTGTTCACCTGCTGCCACCCGGCTCTGCCCCTGGACGGCAGGGTGGCCCTGACCCTGCGCACCCTGTGCGGGCTGACCACCACCGAGATCGCCCGCGCGTTCCTCGTACCCGAAGCCACCATGGCACAACGGCTCGTGCGCGCCAAACGCAAGATACGCAACGCCGCCATCCCCTACCGCGTACCGCCCGCGCACCTGCTGCCGGAGCGCCTGACCGCGGTGCTCGGGGTGCTGTACCTGCTGTTCAACGAGGGCTACTCGGCCACCGCGGGCGAGGACCTGGTGCGCGGCACGCTCTCCGCCGAGGCGATCCGGCTGGCCAGGGTCCTCTGTGGACTGATGCCGGGCGAGCCGGAGGCCGAGGGGCTGCTGGCGTTGCTGCTGTTGCAGGACGCCCGGCGGGAGGCCCGCGTGGACGGCCGCGGCGAACTGGTCCCGTTGGAGGAGCAGGACCGCGGCCGGTGGGACGCCGACCGGATCGCCGAGGGCACCGCGCTGCTGGAGACCGCGCTGCGCCGGGGCAGGCCCGGGGGGTACCAGCTCCAGGCGGCGATCGCGGCCTGCCACGCCACCGCCCCGGTCGCCGCCGACACCGACTGGCCACAGATCGCGGGCCTGTACGCGGAGCTGGTCCGGCGGGTGCCCTCGCCGGTGGTGCGCCTGAACCAGGCGGTGGCCGTGGCCATGGCGGAGGGTCCGGCGGCGGGCCTGGCCCTGGTGGAGGAGCTGGACCGCGCCGGCGGCCTGGCGGGCTACCACCTGCTGCCCGCCACCCGCGCGGACCTGTTGCGCCGCCTGGGCAAGACGGCCGAGGCCGCTGCCGCCTACCGCGATGCCCTGGGGCTGGCGACGGTCCCGGCCGAACGGCGCTACCTGGAACGCCGCCTGGCCGCTCAGGAACCGGGGCCCGCCCAGGACGCGTAGTCCGCCCAAGCCCGCAACGTCTGTCCACTGTGGAACTCGTGGGCCACCCCGGTGACCGGGTCGGTGAAGCGCAGCGTGCGGGCCAGCAGCTGGAGCGGCCGGGTGAAGTCGTCCAGGGGCCGGTCGGTGAGCACCGGGTAGAAGTCGTCGCCCAGGATCGGGATGCCCAGCCCGCTCAGGTGCAGGCGCAGCTGGTGCGTGCGGCCGGTGACCGGGCGCAGCCGGTAGCGGCCCAGTCCGTCCCGGGTCGCGAGCAGCTCGACCTCGGTCTCGGCGTTGACCGGCCCGTCGACCTCCTGCGCGGTGATCACCCCGCGCTCCTTGACGATGCGGCTGCGCACCACCGCGGGCAGCGCCAGGTCCGGGTCGTGCGGGGCGATCGCCTCGTACTCCTTGCCGACCAGGCGGTCGCGGAACAGGGTCTGGTAACGGCCCCGGTCCTCGCGCCGGATGACGAACAGCACCAGCCCGGCGGTCACCCGGTCCAGCCGGTGCGCCGCGCTGAGCTCGGGCAGCCCGTGCTCCTGGCGCAGCTTCACCAGCGCGGTCTGCTGGATGTGCTTGCCGCGCGGGATGGTGGCCAGGAAGTGCGGCTTGTCGGCGACCAGGATCCGCTCGTCCCGGTAGACGACCGTGATGGGGAAGGGCACCGGCTCCTCCACCGGCAGCTCCCGGTGGAACCACACCACGCCACCGGGCACGTACGGCGCGTCCAGGGCCAGCGGCCCGCCCAGGTCGGCGATGCGCCCCTCGGTGAACATGGCGTCGATGGTCTCCGCCGCCACCATCGGCAACCGCTCGGCCAGGTGTGCCCGCACCGTGGCCCACCCGCCGTCCTCGGGCAGCCGCATGCGGGCCGGGTCGAGGCCGAAGCGCTGCGGCAGCGGGGGAGGGGTCTTGCGTCGCACCGGGCAAGCCTAGGCCCGGCCTCGTGGCGGCGGTGCTGGCACCCCGGGGTGCCAGCACCGCCGCCACGGCGTCTCAGCTGGTCAGGTCAGTGCTCGATGATCTTGCGGGCACGCACGCGGACGATGACGCGTTCCACCGAGTCGCTCTTCTCGGTCCACGGCTGGCCGGTGTAGCGCTGGGACAGCTCCTGGATGAGCGAGCCGTCCGGGTCCTCCTCGATGCTGGCCTCGCCGCGCAGCTCCACGGTCTGGTACTGGTTCTCCGGGTTGAACACGAGCACGCTCACGCGCGGGTCGCGCACCAGGTTGAGGTGCTTGCGGCGGCCCTTGACCGTGGAGAAGACCAGGTCGTCGCCGTCCAGCCGTCCCCAGACGACCGTGGCCTGCGGTCCGCCGTCGGGGTTGACGGTGGAGATGGTGAGGAAGTTGTTGCCGTCGAGCAGCGTGCGCGCCTTGTCGGACAGAGTCATGGGATGAATCTTGCTCGGTGCGCTGGCCAGCGGCCATCCAGGGGCGGTTCAAGGCTTATTTTTAGCCATGTATTGACTTCGCGGTGTGGCGGTTATTACGTTCTGCCCGCCAACAAATTCACGCCGCCGCCACCCCTGCGTGACACCCCGGAAACCGGTTTCTAGCCCGTGGTGCCACGTCCCTGCACCGTGGCAGAGGAGTGCCCTGTGACGTTGAGACGGATGGCGACGGCGGCGGCAGCCGTGGCGGTCGCCGCAAGTTCGCTGACCCTGGTGGCGCCGTCGGCGGCCAACGCCGCGGTCACGCCGAACGCCTGGTACAAGATCGTCAGCAAGGCCAGCGGCAAGTGCGTGGACGCGCGCGGCGCGCTCACCGCCAACGGCACCGCGGTCCAGCAGTACACCTGCAACGACAGCGGCGCCCAGCAGTGGCAGTTCCAGGAGACCGGCGGCGGCTACTTCCGGCTGAACAACCGCAACGACCCCGCCCAGGTCGCCGACGTCGCGGAGAACTCCACCGCCGACGGCGGCGTGGTGCACCTGTGGACCTACGGCGGCGGCGCCAACCAGCAGTGGCAGCCGGTCGAGCAGGCCGACGGCTCCTACCGCCTGGTCAACCGCAACAGCGGCAAGTGCCTGGACCTCACCGAGGGCTCGCAGGCCGACCAGGTGCAGTTCCAGCAGTGGGCCTGCTTCGACGGCTCGCCCAACCAGTCGTTCAACCTGCAGCAGGTCGGCGGCAGCGACCCCGGCCCGGGCAACCCCGACTTCGGGCCCAACGTCCACGTCTTCGACCAGTCCACCCCCCAGAGCACCATCCAGAGCACGGTGAACTCGGTCTTCCAGCGGCAGGAGCGGGCCCAGTTCGGCGCCAACCGCTACGCCTTCCTGTTCAAGCCGGGCACCTACGACGTCGACGTCAACGTCGGGTACTACACGCAGGTCCTGGGCCTGGGCCGGATGCCCGGCGACACCCACATCCGGGGCGCGGTGCACGTGGAGGCCGACTGGTTCCAGGGCAACGCCACGCACAACTTCTGGCGGGCCGCGGAGAACCTCGCGGTGACCCCGAACGGGGGCACCGACCGCTGGGCCGTCTCGCAGGCCGCCCCGTACCGGCGCATGCACGTGCGCGGCAACCTCCAGCTCGACGACAACGGCTGGTCCTCCGGCGGTTTCATGGCCGACACTAAGGTCGACGGCCAGGTCCGCTCGGGCAGCCAGCAGCAGTGGCTCTCTCGCAACACCAACTGGGGCAGCTGGACCGGCTCCAACTGGAACATGGTCTTCGTCGGCGCGAACAACGCCCCGGCCGGTACCTTCCCGAACCCGCCGTACACCAAGGTCGACCAGACCCCGCAGATCCGTGAGAAGCCGTTCCTGACGGTCAACGCCCAGGGCGGCTACGAGGTCTTCGTGCCCGCGCTGCGCAGCAACTCGCGCGGCACCACCTGGGAGTCCGGCAACCCGGCCGGGCAGGCCCTGCCGATCAGCTCCTTCTTCATCGCCAAGCCAGGCACCACCGCGGCGGCCATGAACCAGGCGCTGGCCGAGGGCAAGAACCTGCTGGTCACCCCGGGCATCTACCGGTTGGACCAGACGCTGCGCGTCACCCGCCCGGACACCGTGGTGCTGGGCCTGGGCCTGGCCACGCTGATGCCGAACAACGGGATCACCGCGCTGCAGGTGGCCGACGTGGACGGTGTGAAGGTCGCGGGCCTGCTCATCGACGCCAACACCACCAACTCCAACCTGCTGATGGAGGTCGGCCCGACCGGCTCCTCGGCCAGTCACGCCACCAACCCGACCTCGCTGCACGACGTGTTCATCCGCATCGGCGGCATGGTCGCGGGCAAGGCCACCACGAGCCTGGTGGTCAACAGCCGCAACGTCATCGGCGACCACCTGTGGCTGTGGCGCGGTGACCACGGTGAACCGCAGAGCACGATCGGGTGGAACGTGAACACCGCGGACCAGGGCCTGATCGTCAACGGTGACGACGTCACCATGTACGGCCTGTTCGTGGAGCACTACCAGAAGCACCAGACCATCTGGAACGGCCAGCGCGGCCGGACGTACTTCTACCAGAACGAGATGCCCTACGACCCGCCGAACCAGGCCGCGTGGATGAACGGCTCCACCCGGGGCTACGCCGCCTACAAGGTGGCCAACCACGTCACCAGCCACGAGGCCTGGGGCCTGGGCAGCTACTGCTTCTTCAACGTCGACCGCAGCGTCGTCGCCGAACGGGCCTTCGAGGTGCCGAACAACCCGGACGTCCGCTTCCACAACATGGTGACGGTCTCGCTGGGCGGCGGGTTCGGCACGATCAACCGGATCATCAACAACACCGGTGAACCGGCGAACGCGCAGAACAGCCACCGCACGTGGGTGAACTACCCGTAGCCCCTGGGTAGGCGGAATCACCCATCGGCCCAGGCCGCGCGACCACTCCCGCGGCCTGGGCCCGTTCCCGTCCGGAGCCGGGCGCGCGGCTCAGCGTGCCTGTGCCGCTGCCGTGCCGCCTCGCCGGGCCCTGGTGTAGGCAAGCGCATTCCCGCCCGCCAGCGGACAGCACGGCGGGCCGGTTCCCCGCCGTGGGGACCGGCCCGCGCGCGTGCGGCTCAGTACCCCGGCTGGGGGGCGCGGCCCAGGCCCATCAGCAGCCGCTCCATGATCTCGGGGTCGACCTCGTGCGGCTCGTCCTTGAGGCGCTCGGCCTCCGGGGAACGGCGGCGCTCCCGGCGCGGCAGCGGCACCGAGTCCGCGGTCACGCCGCCGGGCAGCGGGAGCTCGCACCAGAGCATGCGGCCCCGGGCCAGCTCGACCACGCCCAGGTTCGGGCCTTCCATGTCCGGGGTGGCGGCCGCGGGCCTGCCGTCGGCGACCTCGATCACCAGGCGGTCGCCGCTGACGCGCAGGCGCACGGTCAGCATGCCCGGCCGGTCCGGGTCCGCGCTCTCCACCACCGCCGCGACCAGCTGGCCCGCGGCCGTCGCGGCCTCGTCCAGCATCGGGCGCAGGCGCCACTCGCGCAGCGTGAACTGGGCGAACAGGTCGGCACAGCCCACCGCGGTGGGGAGGGCCACGAGCTGGATGTCGTCGACCTGTGCAGTCTGTGGGGTCACCGGCTTCCTTCTTCCGCCATTTCGGGAGCCTGAGGTGTCACTCGAATGAGGGATCCTGCCACACGGTGTTACCTCAAGCCCAGTCCGCGTCTACTTCGTTGCCGGTTGTCAACCTAAGATGACCTGGTGGAGATGGACCGGATCGTCACGTTGACCCAGGCCCTCGAGGGTGATGACCCGATCGAGGGGCTGGCCGCCACGGCCGAGCTGCGCCGTGAGCTGGAACGGCAGGAGGCCGTGCTGGTGCGCCGGGCCCGGGTGCGGGGCCGCACCTGGACCGACATCGCCGCCGTCCTCGGGGTGAGCAAGCAGGCCGTGCACAAGAAGCACGGCCGCGGCTCGCTGTTCGGCAAGCGCGACTAGGTCGTGTCCGGCAGCCGCCGCCGTCCGGCGAAGCCCAGGTCGGCGCGGTGGTACCAGGACAGCTCGGTGTCGCCCTCCAGCCAGCACAGCAGCACCGGCACCTCGTCCAGCTCGGCCGGGAAGTCCACCAGCAGCGGCGCGAAGCCCTTCAGCTCCGCCCCGGTCTCCTGCACCCGGGTCATCAGCTCGTCCAGCCGGGCCTGCGCGGCCTTGAACTCCGGCAGCCCGCCCAGCGGGCTCGGCTCCCCGCCCGGCGCCACCGCCGCGGCCAGCTCGGCGGCGTCGGCCCGCAGCGCGACCAGCTCCCCCAACACCGGCAGCAGGCGGGTGAGCTCGTCCCTGGCCTCGCGCACCGTGAACAGTCCCATGATCGCATTCTCGCACCCGCCCGGGGATGGTTGACCTCCAGTTAAGTGGAGATTTAACACTTCTCCCCGACATCGTGACCGGTTCTGTCAGGGGTGTGCGGCACCATTCGGGACGCACCAGACCGGCCCAGGAACTGTGGGGAGCCATGGACATCGACATGAACGCCTGGATGGCGCTGGAGAGCGCCATGCAGGACAAGTCGGGGCGCACCGTCACCAAGGCGACGGTGCGCCGCATCGCGCGCTTCGCCCGGCCGCAGTACCGGGCGGTGGCGTGGCTGCTCGTGCTCAGCGCGCTGGCCGCCGTGCTCGCCGTGGCCACCCCGGTGCTGGCGGGCCGGGTGGTGGAGGCCATCGTCAACCGGGCGCCGGTCGACACCGTGCTCTGGCTGGCCGCGCTCATCGCGGGCATCGCCGTGGTCGAGGCCGGGCTGAGCCTGGCCGAGCGCTGGCAGTCCTCCCGCGTCGGCGAGGACCTCATCCTGCGGCTGCGCGAGGCGGTGTTCGCCCACGTCCAGCGCATGCCGGTGGCCTTCTTCACCCGCACCCGCACCGGTGCTCTGGTGAGCCGCCTCAACAACGACGTGATCGCCGCCCAGCGGGCCTTCTCCTCCACCCTGTCCGGGGTGGTCACCAACATCATCGCGCTGGCCCTGGCCGTGGTGGTCATGTTCAGCCTGTCCTGGCAGGTCACCTTGCTCGCGCTGATCCTGCTGCCGGTGTTCGTCATCCCGGCGCGCCGGGTCGGGCGGCGGCTGGCGGGCATGGAGCGCGAGGCGGCCAACCTCAACTCGGCCATGACCACGCAGATGACCGAGCGCTTCTCCGCCCCCGGCGCCACGCTGATCAAGCTGTTCGGGCGGCCCGCCGACGAGAACGCCGAGTTCGGCTCGCGGGCCCGCCGGGTGCGCGACATCGGCGTGCGCACCGCGGTCGCGCAGTGGGTCTTCATGGTCGCGCTCGGCCTGGTCTCCGCGCTGGCGCTGGCCCTGGTCTACGGCCTGGGCGGCTACTTCGCGCTCACCGGCACCCTCGAGGCGGGCACCGTGGTCACCCTCGCGCTGCTCATCACCCGCCTGTACTCCCCGCTCACCGCGCTGGCCGGGGCCCGGCTGGACGTGATGACCGCGCTGGTCAGCTTCGACCGGGTCTTCGAGGTGCTCGACCTCAAGCCGCTGATCGAGGAGAAGCCGGACGCCCGCGCGGTGCCCGAGGGCCCGGTGTCGGTGGAGTTCGAGGACGTGCGCTTCAGCTACCCGGCCGCCGACAAGGTCTCCCTCGCCTCCCTGGAGGAGGTGGCCACTTTGGACAGCCGCGGCGGCGAGGAGGTGCTGCGCGGGGTGTCCTTCCGCGCCGAGCCCGGGCAGCTGGTCGCCCTGGTCGGTTCCTCCGGGGCGGGCAAGTCCACCCTGGCCTCGCTCACCCCGCGCCTCTACGACACCGACTCCGGCACGGTCCGGCTGGCCGGGGTCGACGTGCGCGACCTGTCCTTCGACGCCATCCGCGACACCGTCGGCATGGTCACCCAGGACGGACACCTCTTCCACGAGACCATCGGCGCCAACCTGCGCCTGGCCCGTCCCGGCTCCACCGACGAGGACCTGTGGGACGCGCTGCGCCGGGCCCGCCTCGACGACCTGGTCCGCTCGCTGCCCGACGGCCTGGACACCGTGGTCGGCGAACGCGGCTACCGCCTCTCCGGCGGCGAGCGGCAGCGGCTGACCATCGCCCGGCTGCTGCTGGCCCAGCCCCGGGTGGTCATCCTGGACGAGGCCACCGCGCACCTGGACTCCAGCTCGGAGGCCGCGGTGCAGGAGGCCCTGGTCGAGGCCCTCTCCGGGCGCACCTCGCTGGTCATCGCGCACCGGCTGTCCACCATCCGCGCCGCCGACCTCATCCTGGTCGTGGAACAGGGGCAGGTCGTCGAACGCGGCACGCACGAGACGCTGCTCGCCGCGGGCGGGCGCTACGCCGAGCTGCACAACACCCAGTTCGCGGGCGGCAAGGAGCCGGTGGTCGCGAACTGACGGGGGAGCACCGGCCCGCCCCGCGGCGTCCACTTCGGACGGTGCGGGGCAGGCCGCCGCGTACCGCGCGCCGGTGCCTGGATAAGCTCCGCCGGTGGCGGGCAACACGAGCGGGCCTGCGGCCCCGGACCTCACCGCGGCGGCCTTCTTCGACGTGGACAACACCATGATCATGGGCGCGTCGCTGTTCCACCTGGCCAGGGGACTGGTCGAGCGCAAGTTCCTCCGCTCCGCCGACCTGGCCGGGTTCGCCTGGAAGCAGGCCAAGTTCCGCGTCATGGGCCGGGAGGACCAGGGCGGCATCGACTCCAGCCGCGAGCAGCTGCTCTCCTTCGTCGCCGGGCGCCGGGTGGACGAGCTCACCGCGCTGTGCGAGGAGATCTTCGAGGACCGCATCTCCGGCCGGATCTGGCCCGGCACCAGGGCGCTGGCGCAGCTGCACCTGGAGGCGGGCCAGCGGGTCTGGCTGGTCACCGCCGCGCCGATGGAGCTGGCGCGGGTCATC
Proteins encoded in this region:
- a CDS encoding ABC transporter ATP-binding protein, producing the protein MDIDMNAWMALESAMQDKSGRTVTKATVRRIARFARPQYRAVAWLLVLSALAAVLAVATPVLAGRVVEAIVNRAPVDTVLWLAALIAGIAVVEAGLSLAERWQSSRVGEDLILRLREAVFAHVQRMPVAFFTRTRTGALVSRLNNDVIAAQRAFSSTLSGVVTNIIALALAVVVMFSLSWQVTLLALILLPVFVIPARRVGRRLAGMEREAANLNSAMTTQMTERFSAPGATLIKLFGRPADENAEFGSRARRVRDIGVRTAVAQWVFMVALGLVSALALALVYGLGGYFALTGTLEAGTVVTLALLITRLYSPLTALAGARLDVMTALVSFDRVFEVLDLKPLIEEKPDARAVPEGPVSVEFEDVRFSYPAADKVSLASLEEVATLDSRGGEEVLRGVSFRAEPGQLVALVGSSGAGKSTLASLTPRLYDTDSGTVRLAGVDVRDLSFDAIRDTVGMVTQDGHLFHETIGANLRLARPGSTDEDLWDALRRARLDDLVRSLPDGLDTVVGERGYRLSGGERQRLTIARLLLAQPRVVILDEATAHLDSSSEAAVQEALVEALSGRTSLVIAHRLSTIRAADLILVVEQGQVVERGTHETLLAAGGRYAELHNTQFAGGKEPVVAN
- a CDS encoding HAD family hydrolase, with the translated sequence MAGNTSGPAAPDLTAAAFFDVDNTMIMGASLFHLARGLVERKFLRSADLAGFAWKQAKFRVMGREDQGGIDSSREQLLSFVAGRRVDELTALCEEIFEDRISGRIWPGTRALAQLHLEAGQRVWLVTAAPMELARVIATRLGLTGALGTRGEQVDGVYTGRLLGELMHGKAKASAIRELAAHEGLDLRRCTAYSDSLNDLPMLATVGTAIAINPDSGLRDLARTRGWEVRDFRTGRKAAKIGVPSVLGAGAVAGAIAAGLAYRRRSD